CGTCGCCGAAGCACGACAACGGCGACAACAAGCGGACCCCCTTCGCCCGCGGGCTGCGGCAGATCCACGACAAGCTGCGCGAGCTGGGCCAGTTCCCGATGGGCCAGCCCACCCCCGACGGCTACCCGGACGTGTACGTCGCCTGGACGTCGGCCGGCGCGATGGTCAACGGCTGGAACGAGGCGGGCGAGCTGGTCGCCGGCAACCGCACCCAGTTCACGTACGCGAAGCCGGAGAAGCTGGTCGCCAAGCCGCCGGCCACCGCAGGGGCGTACGTGGACGCGCTCGCCCAGCGGCTCGTGCAGCAGAAGCTGAGCGCGCGGGAGAAGGCGTTGATCCTCGGCGTGGCCGACCTGCCGGCGACCGCCAAGGTGGACGCCACGTTCAACGGGGCCATCACCGCCGTCGCGCGGGCGATCCTCGCATCCCCCCAGCACCACATCCGGTGAGGCACCCGATGGAGAAGACTGTGCACAGCTACCCCCTGCACCCCGACTGCCCGGACCTGCGGCGGCTGGCCGACAACCCCGCGGACGCGCTGCTGCGGGCGGAGGCCGACATCGTGGCCGCCGAGAACGCCGCCGAGGCCGACCGCTACCGCCGCCTGGAGGAGTTGGAGGAGGCGCAGCAGGACGGGCGGGGAGTCACCCGGCGTACCTTCGTCGCCGGGGCGGCCGCCACGGCCACCGCCCTCGCCACCGCCCAGTTCGTCACCACCTCGGCGTCCTTCGCCGCCACGAAGACCGGCACCCTGATCCACGTCTTCCTCTACGGCGGCCTGGACGGGCTGAGCCTGGTCGCGCCGGCCGACGACCCGGTGCTCACGAAGGCCCGGCCCGACCTGCTGCTCGGCGAGGACTCCCTGGCCCTCGGCCGCGGGTTCAAGCTGACCAGCGCGTTCAAGCCGCTGGAGCAGTGGCTCAAGGCCGGGCAGCTCGGGTTCATCCCGGCCGTCTCCGACGAGCGGCTGTCCCGCAGCCACTTCCAGGCCGCCGACGCCTGCAACCTTGGCGGGCTGCCGAACGAGACCGGCGGGCGGGGCTGGCTGGACAGCCTCGTCGACGCGCTCGGCAAGGGCACCGCGTTCCGCAGCGTCGGCATCGGCAGCACCCTGCCCCGGTCGCTGGTCGGCAACAACGGCGCGCTGTCGCTGAACAGCGTCGGGTCGCTGCGGCTCAACGGCGGTGACCGCTACCGGGCCGCCACCGAGAAGGCCATCCGGGGACTCTTCACCGGCATCAACCACCCGGTCGAGGAGGCCGTGCAGACCGGCCTGGGCGCGCTGGCCACCGCGCAGAGCCTCGCCGCGAAGCCGTACCAGCCGGCCGAGGGCGTCACGTACGAGGGCGTCGGCTACGCCTTCCAGCAGCTCGCCCAGCTCATCAAGGGCGGGGCCAACGTACGCGTCGCGACCGTCGGCATGGGCGGCTACGACACCCACGAGAACCAGGGCACCCGCTCCGGCGGCCAACTCCACCGGCGACTGAACGAACTGGCCAAGGCGATGGCCGCGTTCTTCACCGACCTCGGGCCGCAGGCCGCCGACGTGACCATCATGGTCTCCAGCGAGTTCGGTCGGCGGGTCGCCTCCAACAGCGGCGGCACCGACCACGGCCACGGTGGCGTCATCACCCTGCTCTCCGGGCGCAAGCTGGCCGGCTCGCTGCTCGGCACCTGGAACGGATTGAACGACCTGGACTCCGGCGACGTACCCGAATACAACAACATGTTCAACGTCTACGGAGCCGTCGCGCAGGGCCGCTTCGGGCTCACCAACGCGGAGGTGGACAAGATCTTCCCCCGGCAGAAGTACACCCCGATGAAGCTGTACGCGTGACGTACCAGGACACGTACGCGGCCGGCCGCCACACCGGGACCTACCCCCGGTCTGGCGGCCGGCCGTCCCCTCCGCCACCTCCGCCGGCGGCGCCGCGACGCGGCCCCGGCGGCCGCCGCACGCTGTCCGTCCTCTTCTGGGCGGGCCTGGTCGCCGCCGTGCTGCCCTGGTGGCTGGACACCCCGGCCGGCTCGTTCGCCACCACCGCCGACGTCCTCACCGCGGCCGGGCGGATCACCGGACTGGTCGCCGGCTACCTGCTGCTCGTGCAGGTGCTGATGATGAGCCGACTCGGCGCGCTGGAACGGTGGGTGGGCGGCGAGCGGATCTCCCGCCTCCACCGGGACCTGGGCGCCACGCTGCTCGTCGCGGTGCTCGCCCACGCCGCCCTCATCGTGGTCGCCTACGCCGACGTCGAGGGCAACTCCGTACCCGGCCAGGTCGGGGTGCTGCTGCGCGACTACGAGGACATGGTCTCCGCGTTCGCCGCCGCCGGCATCCTGGTGACGGTCGGGTTCACCGGCGTACGGGCGATCCGCACCATGCTGCCGTACGAGCTCTGGTACCACCTGCACCTGACCGCGTACGCGGCCCTGCTGCTCGGCTTCGCCCACCAGTTCAGCAACGGCGCCCAGCTCTTCCAGCCCGGCCCGGTACGCACCGGTTGGATCGCCGCGTACCTGCTGGTGCTCGCCGCCCTGGTGTGGGGCCGCCTGGTGGCCCCGCTGCGGTTCAACCTGCGGCACCGGCTGCGGGTCGCCGACGTGGTCGCCGAGACGCCCGACACCATCTCGATCTACCTGACCGGCCGGCGGCTCAACCAGGCGGACCTGCTCGGTGGGCAGTACTTCCGCTGGCGGTTCCTCACCCGGGGCTGCTGGTGGCAGTCGCACCCGTTCTCGCTGTCCGCCGCCGGCAACGGCCGCTGGCTGCGGCTCACCGTCAAAGTGGTCGGCGGGCACACCGCCGACCTGCGCGACCTCGACCCCGGCACGCTGGTCTGGGCCGAGGGACCGTCGGGCACGTTCACGGCCGCACATCGCACCCGGGAGCGGGCGCTGCTGATCGCCGGGGGCAGCGGCATCGCCCCGTTGCGGGCGATGCTGGAGGAGCTGCCGCCGGGCGCCGCGCTCATCTACCGGGCCCGTACCCCCGCCGACGTGCTGCTGCACCACGAGCTGGACTGGCTCGCCCAGGCCCGGCGGACCTCGATCTGGTACGTGATCGGTCGCCGGGACGACGCCGGCCCCCGGCAGGTGATGAGCCCGGACGGGCTGCGCCACCTGGTGCCCGACCTGACCCGCCGGGACGTCTACCTGTGCGGGCCGCCCGGGCTGGTCGAGGAGTCGGTGCGCGCCCTGCGCCGCGCCGGCGTGCCGCGCCGCCAGATCCACCTGGCCACGTTCGAGCTGTAGCCGTTCGGAGAGAGGCACCACCACATGCGTCGCGCGCTCCTCGCGATCACCGGCCTGGCCGCCAGCACCACCGCGCTGGTCGTGCTCAAGGGCCCACCGGGCGCCACCCAGACCGCCCAGGCCGTACCGCCCGGTCCGGCGTCCCCGAGCCCCGGGGAACCCGCCGCGCCGGACGTCGCCCCGGCACCGGCGGCGTCCGGCGCCCCCGCCTCTCCGCGCCCCGGTCGCAGCGCCACCCCCAGCCGCATTCCGGGGACCCGCGACGGCGGCACCAGCACCCGACCGACCACCGCGGCGCCGAGACGCACCACCGCCGCTCCCCGGACCACGAGCGCCACCCGCACGGTCACCGGGCCGGTGGTGACCAACGAGTACGGCAACGTCCAGGTGCAGATCACCGTCTCCGGCACCCGCATCACGAAAGCGGTCGCCCTGGAGCTGCCCGACGGCGGCCAGTCGACGCAACGCAGCGAACGGGTCGACGCCGCCTACAGCGGCACGTCCGGCCAGGTGGTGCAGCGGCAGAGCGCCGACCTGGACACCGTCTCCGGCGCCACCGCCACCAGCGCGGCGTACCAACGGTCGCTGCAGGCCGCGATCGACCAGGCCCGCTGACGTGACGGCGCCGCTGACCCGGCCCGGCCTCCGCCGGGTCGAGCAGATCATGGGTACGGCCATCAGCCTCGACCTCGCCGACGACCTGCCCGCCGCGACCCTGGACCGGTTGGCCGACGACGTCTTCGACTGGATGCGCGAGGTGGACGCCCGGTTCAGCACGTACCGGGCCGACAGCGAGGTGCGCCGGTTCGTCCGGGGCGAGCTGCTGCTCTCCGAGGCGTCCACGGACCTGCGGGCGGTGTTGGCGACCTGCGCCGAGCTGTGGGGGACCACCGACGGCTTCTTCGACGCGTACGCGACCGGCGAACTCGACCCCTCCGGCTATGTGAAGGGCTGGGCGGCCCAGGTCGCCTCGGACCGGTTGGTGGCCGCCGGTGCCGGCAACCACTGCGTCAACGCCGGCGGGGACGTCCGCGCCCGGGGCCACTCGGCGGCCGGGCGGCCGTGGCGGATCGGTGTGCGGCACCCGTGGGACCCGATGGCGACCTGCCTGGTGCTGACCGGCACCGACCTGGCCGTCGCCACGTCGGGTGTCTACGAGCGGGGTCCCCACGTCCTCGACCCGCGACGGGGCGCCCCGGCGGTCGGGCTGCGCTCCGTCACCGTGGTCGGCCCGGACCTCGGGCTGGCCGACGCGTACGCGACCGCCGCGGTGGCCATGGGCGTGGCCGGCATCGGCTGGCTGGACCGCTTACCCGGCCACACCCACGCGATCGTGACCGACGACGGCCGGCTCCTGCACTCCACCACCCTCCCCGTAACGCCCTGACCCCGCGCCCCCGCCCGCCCCGCCCCGTTCCTATCCGCGATCTTGCACTTTCGGCCCGCGGGCCGCCCGGAATGTCAGGTGTGCCGGGGCGCGAACTGCAAGATCGCGGGGTGGTCGGCGCGGTGGTCGGCGGGGTGGGAGGTGGGAGGGTCAGGGTGGTTGTGGGGTCAGCGGATGGGGCGGTGGGTGCTGGCCGGGCGGGTGCCCGTCGGTCTCGGTCGGCCCGGGCGGGAGCCCGCGGGACGCGTGCCGGCCCAGCGGCGCCGTGGACGGTAGCGGTACGGCGGCTCGGTGCCGCCGGTCTGCGGTGCGGTGTCGTCGGTGGACATCATTTCCCCGCTCCCGGGGCGCGTTCGCCCCGTCGTTCTGCTCAACGAGGAGGGGCGCCCCGGCGACGCTGCCGGCGGGTCGCCCGGTTGGGGGACGTTCCCCGAGCGCCGAGGCGGCCGGTGGTGCGCGAGGGCAGCGCCGCACGGAAAGTGTGTGCCGGCTCGTGAGGGAGGCAGCAACCTCCGGGAAAGTGTGGTGTCGGCGGGTCGGGGACGCCGCTACTTCTCGGAGATTGTGGTGTCGACCAGTCCGTCAGGCCACCGCTGCGCCGGACGGCGACGGCGATCAGCGGCCTCGGCGGGGGAGCGGCAGATGGCCGGGGAGCAGGTCGGAGGTGAGCGTGACACCGGTGGCCCGCAGTGCGTCGATCAGGGTGTTCTGCACCAGGTAGGAGTCGGGCAGCTGCCACCGGGCCTGTTCGGGGGCCACCGCCCA
This genomic stretch from Micromonospora krabiensis harbors:
- a CDS encoding DUF1501 domain-containing protein; amino-acid sequence: MHSYPLHPDCPDLRRLADNPADALLRAEADIVAAENAAEADRYRRLEELEEAQQDGRGVTRRTFVAGAAATATALATAQFVTTSASFAATKTGTLIHVFLYGGLDGLSLVAPADDPVLTKARPDLLLGEDSLALGRGFKLTSAFKPLEQWLKAGQLGFIPAVSDERLSRSHFQAADACNLGGLPNETGGRGWLDSLVDALGKGTAFRSVGIGSTLPRSLVGNNGALSLNSVGSLRLNGGDRYRAATEKAIRGLFTGINHPVEEAVQTGLGALATAQSLAAKPYQPAEGVTYEGVGYAFQQLAQLIKGGANVRVATVGMGGYDTHENQGTRSGGQLHRRLNELAKAMAAFFTDLGPQAADVTIMVSSEFGRRVASNSGGTDHGHGGVITLLSGRKLAGSLLGTWNGLNDLDSGDVPEYNNMFNVYGAVAQGRFGLTNAEVDKIFPRQKYTPMKLYA
- a CDS encoding ferredoxin reductase family protein codes for the protein MTYQDTYAAGRHTGTYPRSGGRPSPPPPPPAAPRRGPGGRRTLSVLFWAGLVAAVLPWWLDTPAGSFATTADVLTAAGRITGLVAGYLLLVQVLMMSRLGALERWVGGERISRLHRDLGATLLVAVLAHAALIVVAYADVEGNSVPGQVGVLLRDYEDMVSAFAAAGILVTVGFTGVRAIRTMLPYELWYHLHLTAYAALLLGFAHQFSNGAQLFQPGPVRTGWIAAYLLVLAALVWGRLVAPLRFNLRHRLRVADVVAETPDTISIYLTGRRLNQADLLGGQYFRWRFLTRGCWWQSHPFSLSAAGNGRWLRLTVKVVGGHTADLRDLDPGTLVWAEGPSGTFTAAHRTRERALLIAGGSGIAPLRAMLEELPPGAALIYRARTPADVLLHHELDWLAQARRTSIWYVIGRRDDAGPRQVMSPDGLRHLVPDLTRRDVYLCGPPGLVEESVRALRRAGVPRRQIHLATFEL
- a CDS encoding FMN-binding protein, with product MRRALLAITGLAASTTALVVLKGPPGATQTAQAVPPGPASPSPGEPAAPDVAPAPAASGAPASPRPGRSATPSRIPGTRDGGTSTRPTTAAPRRTTAAPRTTSATRTVTGPVVTNEYGNVQVQITVSGTRITKAVALELPDGGQSTQRSERVDAAYSGTSGQVVQRQSADLDTVSGATATSAAYQRSLQAAIDQAR
- a CDS encoding FAD:protein FMN transferase encodes the protein MGTAISLDLADDLPAATLDRLADDVFDWMREVDARFSTYRADSEVRRFVRGELLLSEASTDLRAVLATCAELWGTTDGFFDAYATGELDPSGYVKGWAAQVASDRLVAAGAGNHCVNAGGDVRARGHSAAGRPWRIGVRHPWDPMATCLVLTGTDLAVATSGVYERGPHVLDPRRGAPAVGLRSVTVVGPDLGLADAYATAAVAMGVAGIGWLDRLPGHTHAIVTDDGRLLHSTTLPVTP